From a single Ignavibacteria bacterium genomic region:
- the hemN gene encoding oxygen-independent coproporphyrinogen III oxidase produces the protein MFELDFDIDLIKKYDQPGPRYTSYPTAPHFHDGFTADNYLDEIVRTNTAAVKPPLSLYYHLPFCDTLCYFCGCNMIITRNRDRIKEYIKYVKNEIDLLRTYLDVDRPVTQLHWGGGTPTHLDPDEIFDLVSYINTSFKIDPSIEAGCEIDPRGLERAHLEALRNGGFNRISMGVQDFTPEVQKAVNRIQPESMTRQVVDWVRELGFSSINLDLIYGLPFQTKADFLKTVRAVIDISPDRIAVFNYAHVPWMKKHMGLIKQEDLPKPEEKLEILQQTIEELVKAGYVFIGMDHFAKPTDEMAIALRDKKLYRNFQGYSTNAGADLYAFGITSISQIGRVYAQNLKKEKEYFDALNDEKLPVHKGIYLTDDDLLRREVITKVMCDFELQFSNFEKEFNINFKEYFAGSLENLKGMEEDGLLTINENGLQVSNKGRLLIRNIAMKFDGFIERKEDQGRYSRTV, from the coding sequence ATGTTTGAACTCGATTTTGACATAGACCTTATAAAAAAATATGACCAGCCGGGACCCCGATATACCAGCTACCCGACTGCTCCTCACTTTCACGATGGATTCACTGCTGACAATTATCTCGACGAGATAGTAAGGACGAATACTGCAGCAGTAAAGCCACCCCTTTCACTCTATTATCATCTTCCGTTCTGTGATACACTCTGCTATTTCTGCGGATGTAACATGATTATTACACGGAACAGAGACAGAATAAAAGAGTATATAAAATATGTCAAGAACGAGATCGACCTGCTAAGAACCTATCTTGATGTAGACAGACCTGTAACCCAGTTGCACTGGGGCGGAGGAACACCAACGCACCTTGACCCGGATGAAATATTTGACCTCGTCTCTTATATCAATACTTCCTTCAAGATTGATCCTTCAATCGAAGCCGGATGTGAAATTGACCCGAGAGGTCTCGAGAGAGCCCACCTCGAAGCGTTAAGAAACGGCGGGTTCAACAGGATTTCAATGGGAGTACAGGATTTCACTCCCGAGGTTCAGAAAGCGGTAAACAGAATTCAGCCTGAAAGCATGACCCGGCAGGTGGTTGACTGGGTGAGGGAGCTTGGTTTTTCAAGCATCAATCTTGATCTGATTTACGGTCTTCCGTTCCAGACCAAAGCAGATTTTCTCAAAACTGTAAGAGCGGTCATTGATATTTCTCCCGACAGAATTGCCGTCTTCAATTATGCACATGTCCCCTGGATGAAAAAACATATGGGGCTCATAAAACAGGAAGACCTTCCGAAACCTGAGGAAAAACTCGAGATACTGCAACAGACAATTGAAGAACTTGTGAAGGCAGGTTATGTGTTTATCGGTATGGATCACTTTGCAAAACCAACCGATGAAATGGCGATTGCTCTCAGAGACAAAAAACTTTACAGAAACTTCCAGGGATACAGTACCAATGCCGGTGCCGATCTTTATGCGTTTGGAATTACCAGCATCAGTCAGATCGGAAGAGTGTATGCCCAAAACCTGAAGAAGGAAAAAGAGTATTTTGATGCTCTAAATGATGAAAAACTGCCTGTTCACAAAGGTATCTATCTTACGGACGATGACCTCCTGAGAAGAGAGGTTATCACAAAAGTGATGTGCGACTTTGAACTGCAGTTTTCAAACTTTGAGAAGGAATTCAATATAAATTTCAAAGAATATTTTGCCGGCTCTCTTGAAAACCTGAAAGGGATGGAAGAGGACGGTCTCCTCACAATTAATGAAAACGGACTTCAGGTTTCCAACAAAGGCAGACTTCTTATCAGGAATATTGCCATGAAATTTGACGGTTTCATCGAACGAAAAGAAGACCAGGGAAGATATTCAAGAACGGTATAA
- the hemE gene encoding uroporphyrinogen decarboxylase, protein MFKNDLFLRTLRGEKTERTPIWVMRQAGRYLPEYRAVREKADFITMCKTPELAAEVTIQPVDIIGVDVAIIFSDILVIPEAMGLEFIMNEGTGPVFPSPIRNAADLARISEFDPIDKLKYVMDAVSLTAKELDGRVPLIGFSGAPWTLLTYMVEGKGSKNFSKIKEFVYNERKSAHKILDMLTNVIIGYLKAKVAAGADAVQVFDTWGSILSPSQFEEFSKPYIKRIVDELKPHAPVIVFAKGVNYNFSKLAELEADGYSFDWTVDLAAVKREIGDRAVVQGNMDPTILYAPKQTIREEADKILASLDSGHRHIFNLGHGILPDVKPENLKTLVDYIKSDSHKYHN, encoded by the coding sequence CCGGGCTGTCCGTGAGAAAGCCGACTTCATTACCATGTGTAAAACCCCTGAACTTGCTGCTGAAGTGACGATTCAGCCCGTTGATATAATCGGGGTTGATGTTGCCATTATTTTTTCAGACATCCTGGTAATACCTGAAGCGATGGGACTTGAATTTATAATGAATGAGGGGACAGGACCTGTTTTCCCGAGCCCGATAAGAAATGCGGCTGACCTTGCAAGGATCTCGGAATTCGACCCGATTGACAAACTTAAATATGTAATGGATGCTGTTTCCCTTACTGCAAAGGAACTTGACGGCAGGGTGCCGCTTATTGGTTTTTCAGGTGCACCATGGACTCTCCTAACATACATGGTAGAAGGGAAGGGATCCAAGAATTTCAGCAAAATTAAAGAATTTGTTTACAACGAGAGAAAATCAGCTCACAAGATACTCGACATGCTGACAAATGTCATCATAGGGTATCTTAAAGCGAAGGTTGCAGCCGGTGCTGATGCTGTTCAGGTTTTTGATACCTGGGGAAGCATTCTCTCACCATCACAGTTCGAGGAATTTTCGAAGCCATATATTAAAAGAATTGTCGATGAGTTAAAACCTCACGCTCCCGTTATCGTCTTCGCCAAAGGAGTGAATTACAATTTTTCAAAACTTGCAGAACTTGAAGCCGATGGTTACAGTTTCGACTGGACGGTTGACCTTGCAGCGGTCAAAAGAGAAATCGGTGACCGTGCGGTTGTGCAGGGAAACATGGACCCGACAATTCTTTACGCACCGAAACAAACCATAAGAGAAGAAGCGGACAAAATTCTTGCATCCCTTGATTCGGGGCACCGCCACATCTTCAATCTGGGACATGGAATTCTTCCGGATGTAAAACCAGAAAATCTTAAGACTCTTGTTGATTATATTAAGAGCGACAGCCATAAATATCATAACTGA